Proteins found in one Candidatus Zixiibacteriota bacterium genomic segment:
- a CDS encoding Re/Si-specific NAD(P)(+) transhydrogenase subunit alpha: MAETPQTLTIGIARELAAHENRVAVVPVSLAAFAKAGVGAIVEQGAGIAAGYPDADYRAAKAEIVSDRKAVFAGADIVCQLHGLGANPTGARVDLDLVRKGQVLVGFHEALAEPKSAQELAAKGVTILSMELMPRITRAQSMDAISSMATVAGYKAVLLAAGKLPRMFPMLMTAAGTVAPARVFVVGAGVAGLQAIATARRLGAVVSAYDVRSAVKEQVESLGAKFVEMELDAGDAEDRGGYAREMGEDFYRRQREMMLKAVTTADVVITTAAIPGKKAPVLITEEMVQATPAGSVIVDLAAESGGNCALTKPDETIHVHNTTIIGAMNLASTVPYHASQMYSRNIQTFLLHLLKDGRLNFDSGDEIVAGTLVARDGQIVHPKVKEKLGHSTAILSGGGA, encoded by the coding sequence ATGGCTGAGACACCACAGACGTTGACCATCGGAATCGCACGCGAGCTGGCGGCGCACGAGAATCGGGTGGCGGTCGTGCCCGTGTCGCTGGCGGCATTTGCCAAAGCCGGTGTCGGCGCAATCGTCGAACAAGGAGCAGGCATCGCGGCCGGATACCCGGACGCGGACTATCGGGCAGCCAAAGCCGAGATCGTGTCCGACCGCAAGGCGGTATTCGCCGGGGCCGATATCGTCTGCCAGTTGCATGGATTGGGTGCCAATCCCACCGGCGCGCGCGTCGATCTCGACCTGGTCCGCAAGGGGCAAGTGTTGGTCGGCTTTCACGAGGCGCTGGCCGAACCGAAATCCGCACAGGAGTTGGCGGCCAAAGGCGTCACGATCCTTTCGATGGAACTGATGCCGCGCATCACGCGCGCCCAGAGCATGGACGCCATTTCCTCGATGGCGACCGTGGCCGGATACAAAGCCGTCCTGTTGGCCGCCGGAAAGCTGCCGCGCATGTTCCCGATGCTGATGACCGCCGCCGGTACCGTAGCGCCAGCGCGCGTGTTTGTGGTCGGCGCCGGCGTCGCCGGATTGCAGGCGATCGCCACCGCGCGACGGCTAGGCGCGGTCGTATCCGCCTACGACGTCCGTTCGGCCGTCAAGGAACAAGTCGAGAGTCTGGGCGCGAAGTTCGTCGAGATGGAGCTGGACGCCGGGGACGCCGAAGACCGTGGCGGCTACGCCAGAGAAATGGGTGAAGACTTCTACCGTCGTCAACGGGAGATGATGCTCAAGGCGGTGACGACCGCCGATGTCGTCATCACGACCGCTGCGATCCCCGGTAAAAAGGCGCCGGTCCTGATCACCGAGGAAATGGTACAGGCGACGCCCGCCGGCTCGGTCATCGTCGATCTGGCCGCCGAATCGGGCGGAAACTGCGCGCTCACCAAACCCGACGAGACCATCCACGTACACAACACCACGATCATCGGCGCGATGAATCTCGCATCAACCGTGCCGTATCATGCCAGCCAGATGTACTCGCGCAACATTCAGACATTCCTGCTGCACTTGCTCAAAGACGGCAGACTCAATTTCGATTCCGGCGATGAGATTGTCGCCGGGACGTTGGTCGCGCGCGACGGTCAGATCGTCCATCCCAAGGTCAAAGAAAAACTTGGACACAGCACGGCGATCCTCAGCGGGGGAGGGGCCTGA
- a CDS encoding fructose-bisphosphate aldolase, which produces MVTVTIPRKSAPATERIARPSLWDLDISAGKKARLYRMLYQFGPRNGTFLFLPLDQGLEHGPVDFFDNPDALDTDYIFRLAIAGNYSGVACHVGLAEKYYPKYAGRVPLVLKLNGRTNVPSSAQAISTLTGTVQDAIRLGADAVGYTLYLGSPRQDEDIAQLNEVRFDADAAGMPLIVWSYPRGEAIEKKGGRDSLYAVDYAARVAEELGADVVKINLPKGTSPDSPAPYPALEADEFSMARRVVRSAGKCLVLFSGGSRVSDDDLIHKVDVCLKAGGTGLIFGRNMWQRPWDDALSIGTRVHDILGRYGIPERS; this is translated from the coding sequence ATGGTTACTGTGACCATTCCTCGCAAATCCGCACCGGCGACCGAGCGCATCGCGCGCCCGTCGCTGTGGGACCTCGACATCTCAGCCGGGAAGAAAGCGCGGCTGTACCGCATGCTGTATCAGTTCGGCCCGCGCAACGGCACCTTCTTGTTTCTGCCGCTCGATCAGGGGCTCGAACACGGCCCGGTCGACTTCTTCGACAATCCCGATGCGCTCGATACCGATTACATCTTCCGCCTGGCCATTGCAGGAAACTACTCCGGTGTCGCCTGCCATGTCGGGCTGGCCGAGAAGTACTATCCGAAGTATGCCGGACGTGTCCCGCTGGTGTTAAAACTCAATGGACGGACGAATGTACCCTCGTCCGCCCAGGCGATTTCGACACTGACCGGCACAGTGCAGGATGCGATCCGTCTGGGGGCCGATGCGGTCGGCTACACGCTGTATCTCGGGTCGCCGCGTCAGGACGAAGACATCGCCCAACTGAACGAAGTGCGCTTCGATGCCGACGCGGCGGGCATGCCGCTGATTGTCTGGTCATACCCACGCGGCGAAGCGATCGAGAAGAAAGGCGGACGCGACTCGCTCTATGCCGTCGACTACGCCGCCCGCGTGGCCGAAGAACTCGGCGCCGACGTGGTGAAGATAAACCTGCCGAAGGGCACATCGCCCGATTCGCCCGCGCCCTATCCTGCGCTTGAAGCCGATGAATTCTCGATGGCGCGCCGCGTTGTGCGCTCGGCCGGTAAGTGCCTGGTGCTGTTTTCCGGCGGCTCCAGGGTCAGCGATGATGATCTGATCCACAAAGTCGACGTCTGCCTGAAAGCAGGCGGCACCGGCTTGATTTTCGGGCGCAATATGTGGCAGCGGCCGTGGGATGACGCCTTGTCCATCGGTACGCGGGTGCACGACATTCTCGGACGCTACGGGATCCCCGAGCGGTCCTGA
- a CDS encoding sigma-54 dependent transcriptional regulator produces the protein MSRILIVDDEERIGLLLSDTLVDLGHRAEYVTDGSSAIDRIRKGSFDLVITDLRMEPVDGMALLTSVRRMDTRPDVVVLTAHGSTSSAVAAMKAGALDYLSKPLDLDELSLWVQRWEEQRRTRERVESLQRDLASLVDDDLVGDSPPMRRLRLLIDRVAPTETTVLITGESGTGKELVARAIHRASGRAQRPFVATNCAALSETLAESEFFGHERGAFTGAIRQRAGRFELADSGTLFLDEISEVSDAFQAKLLRALEEREIVRVGSADPIKVDVRVVTATNRDLAVRVADGKFREDLFFRLNVFPIHVPPLRERTADIPAIAAYFLRKFRYPQTALAEGVVDRLCTYSWPGNVRELRNVLERATILASGGPITADDLNLSERQPSAVRHPEPPAAELSDGLDGAERQMIERALREAGGNKSRAARALKITRRVLYARLRKHGLE, from the coding sequence TTGTCCCGAATACTGATCGTCGATGACGAAGAACGCATCGGGCTGCTGTTGTCCGACACGCTGGTCGATCTGGGCCACCGGGCGGAGTATGTCACCGACGGCTCGTCGGCGATCGACCGCATCCGCAAGGGCTCCTTTGATCTGGTCATCACCGATCTGCGGATGGAGCCGGTTGACGGCATGGCCTTGTTGACATCGGTCCGTCGGATGGACACCCGGCCCGATGTCGTGGTGTTGACGGCGCACGGGTCGACATCGTCGGCCGTCGCGGCGATGAAGGCAGGGGCGCTCGACTATCTGTCGAAGCCGCTGGATTTGGATGAGCTGTCGCTCTGGGTGCAACGTTGGGAGGAGCAGCGACGGACGCGCGAGCGGGTCGAATCGCTACAGCGCGATCTCGCATCGCTCGTGGATGACGATTTGGTCGGCGATTCGCCGCCGATGCGCCGTTTGCGACTGCTGATCGATCGCGTCGCCCCGACGGAGACGACGGTGTTGATTACGGGGGAATCAGGGACGGGCAAGGAATTGGTGGCGCGCGCCATCCACCGGGCGTCGGGGCGGGCACAGCGACCGTTTGTCGCCACCAATTGCGCGGCGCTCAGCGAGACCTTGGCCGAGAGCGAGTTTTTCGGTCACGAACGTGGCGCGTTCACCGGAGCGATTCGTCAGCGCGCAGGACGCTTCGAGCTGGCCGACAGCGGCACACTCTTTCTCGATGAAATCAGTGAAGTCTCCGACGCGTTCCAGGCCAAGCTCTTGCGGGCGTTGGAGGAGCGCGAAATCGTCCGGGTCGGCTCGGCCGATCCGATCAAAGTCGATGTGCGTGTCGTGACTGCGACGAATCGCGACCTGGCTGTGCGGGTCGCCGATGGAAAGTTTCGGGAAGATTTGTTTTTCCGTCTCAATGTCTTTCCGATCCATGTCCCGCCGCTGCGGGAGCGGACGGCGGACATACCGGCGATCGCGGCGTATTTCCTGCGAAAGTTTCGCTATCCCCAGACGGCACTGGCCGAGGGTGTTGTCGACCGACTGTGCACCTACAGTTGGCCGGGGAATGTGCGGGAACTGCGCAATGTCCTGGAGCGGGCGACCATTCTCGCGTCGGGTGGGCCGATCACAGCGGATGATCTGAATCTCAGCGAACGCCAGCCATCGGCGGTGCGGCATCCTGAGCCGCCGGCGGCGGAACTTTCCGACGGATTAGATGGGGCCGAGCGGCAGATGATCGAGCGGGCGCTGCGGGAGGCGGGCGGAAACAAGAGCAGGGCGGCACGCGCATTGAAAATCACCCGGCGCGTGCTGTATGCGCGCCTGAGAAAGCATGGGCTGGAGTAG
- the dxs gene encoding 1-deoxy-D-xylulose-5-phosphate synthase gives MSDTQIPQLLATIKSPADLRRIPEAELPQLCSEIREYLVSVIREVGGHFASSLGAVELTVALHYIYDTPQDRIVWDIGHQAYVHKMLTGRCDLLPTIRRYEGMSGFLQRKESEYDTFGAGHSSTAISAALGMAVARDRKGEDHEVVAIVGDGGMTGGLAYEGLNNAGATGTDITVILNDNRHSISPNVGAMSRYLAEIITDPRYNRLREDIWKALGKAPFHETLQSLAKRLDESLKTFVSPGMLFEDLGFKYVGPIDGNNVRDLLPILRKAKSFKKPLLIHVVTRKGCGYEPAEQDPVKWYSVKPAAPKSPAASARRVSTPPAYTEVFGASMLQLAERDDRVMAVTAAMSIGTGLIPFAEKYPKRLFDVGIAEGHAVTFAAGLATEGFRPVCAIYSTFLQRAYDNLFHDVAIQQLPVIFCLDRAGVAGEDGPTHHGLGDLAYLCCIPELVVAAPKDGNELRDLMFTALAYEHGPFAIRYPKDNAWRYDPDERYHPIPIGQWERLSEGSELCILAVGTMVRTALDVAARLAADGISCEIINARFVKPLDDEALDRIASRHRLVVTLEEGVLRGGFGQAVTLALMRRRCDAIVEAMAVEDKFVPHGARAILLDWAGLSVARIEKRIRALLGDASAHARIETSRLRNHAVLMNDTGDRQVE, from the coding sequence GTGAGCGATACTCAGATCCCGCAGCTATTAGCAACGATCAAGTCGCCCGCCGATCTGCGCCGGATTCCCGAAGCTGAACTTCCACAACTCTGTTCTGAGATTCGCGAATACCTCGTCTCGGTCATCCGCGAAGTGGGCGGACACTTCGCCTCCTCTTTGGGCGCGGTCGAACTGACCGTGGCGCTGCACTACATTTACGACACGCCGCAGGACCGCATCGTCTGGGACATCGGGCATCAGGCGTACGTGCACAAGATGCTCACCGGACGCTGCGACCTGCTGCCGACCATCCGGCGCTACGAAGGCATGTCCGGGTTTCTTCAGCGCAAGGAGTCCGAGTATGACACCTTCGGCGCCGGGCACTCCTCGACGGCGATATCGGCGGCTCTGGGAATGGCGGTCGCCCGCGACCGCAAAGGGGAGGACCACGAAGTGGTCGCTATTGTCGGCGATGGCGGCATGACCGGCGGCTTGGCGTATGAGGGACTGAATAACGCGGGGGCCACCGGCACCGATATCACCGTCATCCTCAATGACAATCGCCACTCGATCTCGCCGAATGTCGGCGCCATGTCCCGCTACCTGGCGGAGATCATCACCGACCCACGTTACAACCGACTGCGCGAGGACATCTGGAAGGCGCTCGGCAAAGCGCCGTTCCATGAGACGCTGCAATCGCTGGCCAAGCGCCTCGACGAGTCGCTCAAGACATTCGTCTCGCCGGGGATGCTGTTTGAAGATTTGGGGTTCAAATACGTCGGCCCGATCGACGGAAACAACGTGCGCGATCTGTTGCCGATCTTGCGCAAGGCGAAATCGTTCAAAAAGCCGCTCTTGATCCATGTCGTGACGCGCAAGGGGTGCGGCTACGAACCCGCCGAACAGGATCCGGTCAAGTGGTACAGCGTCAAACCGGCGGCTCCGAAATCGCCCGCGGCTTCTGCCAGAAGAGTCTCGACCCCCCCGGCCTATACCGAAGTCTTCGGCGCATCGATGCTGCAATTGGCCGAACGCGACGACCGTGTCATGGCGGTTACGGCGGCGATGTCGATCGGCACCGGGCTGATCCCGTTCGCGGAGAAGTACCCGAAACGGTTATTCGATGTCGGTATTGCCGAAGGACATGCGGTCACGTTCGCGGCCGGGCTGGCCACCGAAGGGTTCCGTCCCGTATGCGCGATCTACTCGACGTTTCTGCAGCGTGCCTACGACAATCTGTTCCACGACGTGGCCATCCAGCAATTGCCGGTCATCTTCTGCCTGGACCGCGCCGGTGTCGCCGGCGAGGATGGGCCGACCCATCACGGGCTGGGCGATTTGGCCTACCTCTGCTGCATTCCAGAGTTGGTTGTTGCGGCGCCGAAAGATGGGAATGAGTTGCGCGATTTGATGTTCACGGCGCTGGCGTATGAGCACGGCCCCTTCGCGATTCGTTATCCGAAAGACAACGCGTGGCGGTATGATCCCGATGAGAGATATCATCCGATCCCGATCGGACAATGGGAACGGCTCTCAGAAGGCAGCGAACTGTGCATTCTTGCAGTCGGCACGATGGTCCGCACGGCGCTCGATGTGGCCGCACGGCTCGCCGCCGATGGCATCTCCTGTGAAATCATCAATGCGCGATTCGTCAAACCGCTCGACGACGAAGCACTCGACAGGATTGCGTCTCGGCACCGGCTCGTGGTCACGCTCGAGGAAGGGGTCCTCCGTGGCGGTTTCGGACAGGCGGTGACACTGGCCCTGATGCGCCGCCGCTGCGATGCCATCGTCGAGGCCATGGCGGTCGAGGACAAATTCGTCCCGCACGGCGCCCGTGCCATTCTTCTGGATTGGGCGGGACTTTCCGTCGCCCGCATTGAAAAGCGCATTCGCGCGCTGCTGGGTGATGCATCGGCGCATGCGCGGATCGAGACGAGTCGTCTGCGAAACCACGCTGTCTTAATGAACGATACGGGCGACCGACAAGTAGAGTAG
- a CDS encoding ATP-binding protein, giving the protein MLLGVNIAYRMIFSELRRSLDDSMSEQLAGLAESFAEGIDALLLSGATSEGRDFAPEAFLRLWDAARAYALANRLVDVTILDTAWNDLLAADSDSLSRAIGALLDQDARRPLLAGLTWVSESYSWGESFYRSAFAPIFDPADGVVVAVVRIEADAEYFSPLARLSQVGWLIHVLSLVLAVALAGVFWWYNARERAWEHNLLHSEKLIGLGRLAATIAHEIRNPLGIIKATAQRLERLESRGAISSEERRELLHFIPEETDRLNRILTGYLGIADPVAPRPVAIDVHDHLRDWIAIAYDGSDPGAHAPDVRIEETGPILADAEAPRQVIINLVRNAIDASPQGSSVTIEWKRTHDDRLSLEVADAGAGIPDKMRERVFEPFYTTKVRGSGLGLYAVKTLVERDGGSVAVIDNPGGGARFIVTWPKAPSDPSLQKAGAQVVPNTDRR; this is encoded by the coding sequence ATGCTGCTTGGCGTCAACATCGCCTACCGCATGATCTTCTCGGAGCTTCGTCGTTCGCTCGATGACAGTATGAGTGAGCAGTTGGCCGGATTGGCGGAATCGTTTGCCGAGGGGATCGATGCACTCCTGTTGTCCGGTGCGACATCCGAGGGACGCGACTTTGCGCCGGAGGCGTTTCTGCGCCTCTGGGATGCCGCGCGCGCCTATGCGTTGGCGAACCGCCTTGTCGACGTGACCATTCTCGACACGGCGTGGAACGATCTGTTGGCAGCGGACAGTGACTCATTGTCTCGCGCCATCGGTGCGTTGCTCGATCAAGATGCACGTCGCCCGCTGCTGGCCGGATTGACATGGGTTTCGGAGAGCTACAGTTGGGGTGAGAGTTTCTATCGCAGCGCGTTTGCGCCGATCTTCGACCCAGCCGACGGAGTCGTTGTCGCTGTCGTGAGAATCGAGGCGGATGCGGAATACTTTTCCCCATTGGCCCGACTCAGTCAGGTCGGCTGGCTGATCCACGTTTTGTCGCTGGTGCTGGCCGTCGCGCTGGCGGGGGTATTCTGGTGGTACAACGCCCGTGAACGCGCGTGGGAGCACAATCTGTTGCACTCGGAAAAACTGATCGGACTGGGACGACTGGCGGCGACCATCGCCCACGAGATCCGAAACCCGCTGGGGATCATCAAGGCGACCGCGCAGCGACTGGAACGCCTCGAATCGCGGGGAGCGATCTCGTCGGAGGAGCGGCGAGAGCTGCTGCACTTCATTCCCGAGGAGACCGACCGTCTCAACCGCATCCTGACCGGCTACCTGGGGATCGCCGATCCGGTCGCCCCGCGCCCGGTGGCCATCGATGTCCACGACCACCTGCGTGACTGGATCGCCATCGCCTACGATGGAAGCGATCCGGGCGCGCACGCGCCCGATGTGCGCATCGAGGAGACCGGCCCGATCCTCGCCGATGCCGAGGCACCGCGTCAGGTCATCATCAATCTCGTCCGCAATGCCATCGATGCATCGCCGCAGGGATCATCGGTGACCATCGAGTGGAAGCGGACGCATGATGATCGCCTCAGTCTCGAAGTCGCCGATGCGGGCGCCGGTATTCCGGACAAAATGCGGGAACGCGTATTCGAGCCGTTTTATACGACCAAGGTCAGGGGCAGCGGGTTGGGATTGTATGCCGTCAAGACGCTGGTCGAACGAGACGGCGGCAGCGTGGCGGTCATCGACAATCCCGGCGGCGGCGCCCGGTTTATCGTGACATGGCCGAAGGCGCCGTCGGATCCATCACTCCAAAAGGCAGGAGCACAGGTTGTCCCGAATACTGATCGTCGATGA
- the rarD gene encoding EamA family transporter RarD, translated as MKRRPLWCYNPVTVRICTVAKPMNRLDTRPGVLCALAAYIVWGSMPAFWKLLGSVPASETLVHRMVWSLVFLSVLLAMQVRWRWIARHLSRPRTLLASLAGAALLSINWYVFIWAMNHGFVLQSSLGYFICPLVSVMLAAAVLRERLRWWQGVAVAIALLAVGFLSISLREVPTIALILATTFALYGLLRKISALESLEGLWTETVFMFVPALVALMLIHSRGSGSFVTQGVWISSLLVSTGVVTSLPLLLFAHGARRASLTTIGILQYITPSAHFLLGKFVYRETFTTYHWIAFAAVWVAVSIYVIEGMLRSRANLGHAVTPFSDQTQSHDPAAQSVSNV; from the coding sequence GTGAAGCGGCGGCCATTGTGGTGCTATAATCCCGTGACCGTCCGCATCTGCACGGTCGCCAAGCCCATGAATCGACTCGATACCCGTCCCGGAGTTCTGTGCGCGCTGGCTGCCTACATCGTGTGGGGCAGTATGCCCGCATTCTGGAAGCTGCTTGGGAGCGTGCCGGCCTCCGAAACGCTCGTGCATCGAATGGTTTGGTCGCTGGTGTTCTTGTCGGTATTGCTGGCGATGCAGGTTCGATGGCGTTGGATCGCCCGGCATCTGAGTCGTCCCCGAACACTTCTCGCGTCGTTGGCCGGAGCCGCCCTGTTGTCGATTAACTGGTATGTCTTCATCTGGGCGATGAACCATGGCTTTGTGCTGCAATCGAGTCTGGGATACTTCATCTGCCCCCTCGTCAGTGTGATGCTCGCCGCCGCTGTCCTCAGGGAGCGTCTGCGCTGGTGGCAGGGAGTGGCCGTTGCCATCGCGTTGCTGGCCGTCGGCTTCCTCTCTATTTCTCTTCGAGAGGTGCCGACGATCGCACTAATCCTGGCGACAACTTTTGCTCTGTACGGTCTCCTGCGCAAGATCAGCGCTCTGGAATCACTGGAAGGGCTTTGGACCGAGACAGTCTTTATGTTTGTTCCGGCGCTGGTCGCTCTCATGCTCATCCACAGCCGGGGATCGGGATCTTTCGTCACTCAAGGGGTTTGGATCAGCTCGTTGTTGGTATCGACCGGTGTCGTCACATCGCTCCCCTTGCTGCTGTTCGCACACGGCGCGCGTCGCGCGAGTCTCACCACGATCGGCATCCTCCAATACATCACGCCATCAGCGCATTTTCTTCTCGGCAAGTTTGTGTATCGCGAAACCTTCACCACGTACCACTGGATCGCCTTTGCCGCCGTCTGGGTCGCCGTGTCGATTTACGTGATTGAGGGCATGCTGCGGTCGCGCGCGAACCTCGGACATGCCGTCACGCCCTTTTCCGATCAAACGCAATCCCACGATCCCGCCGCTCAATCCGTAAGTAACGTGTGA
- the queG gene encoding tRNA epoxyqueuosine(34) reductase QueG: MSVPGQLSPLQRRTHLSSAAVELGFDLFGVADARPVAQDRSRLLAWLMQGFQAGMGWMAHDPQRRSDVQNVMPGARSVVSVAVNYYHPCNGDETVGGCKVSRYARGEDYHRVLGGKLRELKRTLDELAPGSQSVTYVDTGPIMEKAWAERAGLGWIGKNGNLITRSHGSWVFLGEIITTVELPPDEPHFDFCGSCTRCIEACPTDAIVEPYVVDSNRCISYWTIEHRGDFPDGIAGELDGWLFGCDVCQDVCPWNRFSTPTREEAFSPRVDCVNPPVGRWSRLSAEEFREEFANSAIRRCKPEGLKRNIQAGCNDPLSKVLQGVDTKPESASSGIGLPIDPLSDSLGPKSS, from the coding sequence GTGAGTGTTCCGGGCCAATTGTCGCCATTGCAACGGCGCACGCATCTTTCCTCGGCTGCCGTTGAGTTGGGATTCGATCTTTTCGGGGTTGCCGATGCGCGGCCCGTCGCCCAAGACCGCAGCCGCCTGCTGGCATGGCTTATGCAGGGCTTTCAGGCCGGCATGGGGTGGATGGCGCATGATCCCCAACGGCGCAGCGATGTCCAAAACGTCATGCCCGGTGCGCGGTCGGTCGTCTCCGTTGCCGTAAACTACTACCATCCGTGCAATGGCGACGAAACTGTCGGGGGCTGCAAGGTGTCGCGTTATGCCCGGGGGGAAGACTACCATCGTGTGCTGGGGGGGAAACTGCGCGAGCTGAAGCGGACTCTCGATGAACTGGCGCCCGGCTCCCAGTCGGTCACCTATGTGGACACCGGTCCGATCATGGAGAAGGCATGGGCCGAGCGCGCCGGACTGGGATGGATCGGCAAGAATGGGAATCTGATAACACGATCCCACGGCTCGTGGGTCTTCTTGGGCGAGATCATCACGACCGTCGAGCTGCCGCCGGACGAGCCGCATTTCGACTTTTGCGGCTCCTGCACACGTTGCATTGAGGCGTGCCCTACCGATGCCATTGTCGAACCGTACGTGGTCGACTCCAACCGCTGCATCTCGTACTGGACTATCGAACACCGGGGGGATTTCCCCGATGGCATCGCCGGCGAACTCGACGGATGGCTCTTCGGCTGCGACGTTTGCCAGGATGTCTGCCCCTGGAATCGGTTCAGCACCCCCACACGCGAGGAGGCGTTCTCGCCGCGCGTTGATTGCGTCAATCCGCCGGTTGGGCGATGGAGCCGGTTGTCGGCGGAAGAGTTCCGCGAGGAGTTCGCCAATTCCGCGATCCGTCGCTGCAAACCCGAAGGACTGAAGAGAAACATTCAAGCCGGTTGCAACGACCCACTCTCGAAAGTGTTGCAAGGCGTTGACACTAAACCCGAATCGGCGTCGTCGGGCATCGGACTGCCAATCGACCCTCTGTCCGACTCGCTTGGTCCGAAAAGCTCTTGA
- a CDS encoding NAD(P) transhydrogenase subunit alpha: MEIFVVALTIFVLAIFVGFEVITKVPPTLHTPLMSGSNAISGITLIGALLSAGTKHSTLTAVLGLAAVIFATINVVGGFMVTHRMLRMFRKRG, encoded by the coding sequence ATGGAAATCTTCGTGGTCGCATTGACAATCTTTGTGCTGGCGATTTTTGTCGGCTTCGAGGTCATCACCAAAGTGCCGCCGACATTGCACACGCCGTTGATGTCGGGCTCCAATGCGATTTCCGGGATCACGCTGATCGGGGCGTTGCTGTCGGCCGGGACCAAACATTCCACACTCACTGCCGTGCTCGGTCTGGCCGCGGTCATTTTTGCCACTATCAACGTGGTCGGCGGGTTCATGGTGACCCATCGCATGCTGCGCATGTTTCGCAAGAGGGGCTGA
- a CDS encoding 4-hydroxy-3-methylbut-2-enyl diphosphate reductase, protein MPLKIIIDENAGPCGGVKRVIRLTEKSMSEGWDTVSLGKVIHNQVEIDRLEALGLSEVDHREFDRVADGGTRRKVIVRAHGEPEAVFKRAEQLGVEVVDGTCPVVTRSQRYAQKYHMAGYQVAIIGKPRHAEVIGIQGYCNNEVVVIHDEDDIDALDPKRPTYVIAQTTISHEMWCTLLEKIQQRVADVTSRNTICSFVADRENEVREFATTCDVVIFVGGRNSSNTKVLHDVCCGVNPRSYWVETADEIEEEWLDDAETVGVSGSASTPQWLLEKVAEVLARRFAERLASA, encoded by the coding sequence ATGCCTCTTAAGATCATCATCGACGAGAACGCCGGGCCGTGCGGCGGCGTCAAACGCGTCATCCGGCTGACCGAGAAGTCGATGTCTGAGGGATGGGACACAGTTTCATTGGGCAAGGTCATCCACAACCAGGTGGAGATCGACCGGCTCGAAGCGCTCGGGCTCTCCGAGGTCGATCACCGTGAGTTCGACCGCGTGGCCGATGGCGGGACCCGCCGCAAGGTGATTGTCCGCGCGCATGGCGAGCCGGAAGCGGTCTTCAAACGCGCCGAACAGCTCGGGGTCGAGGTCGTCGACGGCACCTGCCCGGTTGTCACCCGCTCACAACGTTATGCGCAAAAGTACCACATGGCGGGATACCAGGTGGCCATCATCGGCAAGCCCCGGCATGCCGAGGTCATAGGGATTCAGGGGTACTGCAACAACGAAGTCGTCGTCATCCACGATGAAGACGACATCGACGCGCTCGATCCCAAACGTCCGACCTATGTCATCGCCCAGACGACGATCTCGCACGAAATGTGGTGCACTCTGTTGGAGAAGATTCAACAGCGAGTCGCCGATGTGACCTCGCGCAATACGATCTGCTCCTTCGTGGCCGACCGCGAAAACGAGGTGCGGGAGTTTGCAACGACCTGCGACGTCGTCATCTTTGTCGGCGGGCGCAATTCTTCGAATACGAAAGTCCTCCACGATGTCTGCTGTGGCGTCAATCCCCGATCGTACTGGGTCGAGACCGCTGACGAAATCGAAGAGGAGTGGCTCGACGACGCTGAGACTGTCGGTGTCTCCGGCTCCGCCTCGACTCCGCAGTGGCTCTTGGAAAAGGTCGCCGAGGTACTGGCCAGACGCTTCGCCGAACGGTTGGCATCGGCCTGA